The Styela clava chromosome 11, kaStyClav1.hap1.2, whole genome shotgun sequence genome includes the window tatttttttcagatacatttatgatggttcagtcgtcaatcttggttcaacgctagatttcaaagccaagtgctatagataagttcaggagtctctgccaccacatcatctccaaatagtggtgtcgctggatagtcaccaagtctttgatgcaatttgtacatgctaggcACAGTGAGGGCACTTAAGTTTATGTCgtatcatagaaacacagatttattagctcagtaagacgggtgcaaatatactattgaaagattagATTCAACAGGTTTATTGAGGTATTATGATCGATTATATACCACATAAAATTACAAGACCAATAATGTTATAGTGATAAACATGGTTTAAATGGACTAACCAAGACTATCCAACAGATGAAATTGAGGGGAATAAAGATTTTTCACTGAGCCAAGCATGTACAAGCCTTCCCCAGCATTGGTAACAAACCACCTATATAAAGGGAACAAAATAGATCCAACAGTTTTGTCGTCTGTAGTTGGTGCTAATCCCACAAAGTTAGATCGAGCCAGAGTTCCAATCATACCGGTTCAACCAAAAACAGTCTGTTATGTgataggttttacaatatagtttattcattcagtgtagaaatagaatataacagattataaaaaatatatgatgaaggaacaagcaagtaaatccaagaaaattactacaaattatacagttttgcagatattgtgttgtataggataaaaatacacaccagatatatgcttttgggcacaacaaacaaaaaacatggaaGCAATGGAGCGTCTGAGGTATTTTATTGAAGCTGCCTGGTTTCATCCCCCgataatatggaagaattgcTCTCACTGGGCACTACCTCATTGTTATGTAGTCAGCCCATAGTCAGATGGGCAAACACCCACCACTTGGTTCGGTTCTAAAGTTATCAggtgattatgaacaagttgtgatttatatgacagtgataaatgcaaaacaacctaacaaaataaggatatattcatcacacaccacagttactaccaagtgcagggccaacttctggtatcaggagcagcttggtgtgactttgcagtTGCAGTTccgattctgaatcttgttaattctttcgcgcctttttattattattatttctttttctggtaggtagtcaagtactttttgaaatctattttaagttatgctcgacttccaCTTTTCTCTGCAatttgtttgtatgttgactttttgtgttgttttatgccagagaaccaaaataaaatgatgatgatgcttgctcacatttttctgctgtctgacaaagcgctgtctttttcatcagcggcacttgaggtagtttcaactaaagagtctgggggcagatctggttggatccctgacaatcctttctcactttcgtcagattcacatgtctctgtatcaaatgaagtatctggtgacagatcctgttaaagtatgatccaaagttaaattatggtataagtaATCCTTACCTCACAACTCGATGGTGCTTTTCTGTTGGGTGACAAGAATCTGATATAGGGTcagggtattcatcagttggtccatcgcctccatgaaaatgcatgatggaacgcattgttgtattaaaatttatttcatataagaattaacatattgaatatatcataggtatcgaaaacaatatttatgttggCCTACCTTGGTACGCACGAAGGTATTTCTGGTGATTTTTCCTAGATTGAATATACTGTGAGTGTGAGGCCTGTTGCATTCCTTTATCCACCTCATTACTTTTTGGCAGTCAATATGTGGCTTCCGAAAAGGCACAAATCTTACTCCATTTGAACGGTAGGGGTACCGTACCGTACAGGTTGTCAGACCGTCAAATACCATATGCACAGCGTTTACACATAGTTACCGTAGTCTACTAAAATAATTCACTaatagattctgtttaataaaaatgcaacatcgtatcGAAGACAAATTCTTCCGCACTGACAtacggtaggctaccggtacccttgattgcatcagcatgactgtctactatttttttggttcgaaatagcagttgCGACCTGTACAGTACCGTAACCTGTTACCGGTACCTGTAAGGTGCCTGCAACGCCAACGGGTACAGCCTTttagtatagatatatagatttcgtgaacgtgatttgcaacaagtaacatacagtattacagctTTCTAATTCTCGCGGCCTTGTGAGGaaaaaaaagcgagaaaaaggACAAATATCTTCCTAAACCGCCAGCAACCTGTGCGGAACGCGtccaaagttgtctgagcgacttttcagcggagaatgtttgtttacatctgctcgcctgtgattggttgaaaatacggatgttttgatgtcgggaaaaggtccatccACCAGTTTTGTGGCAATCTTGTGTCGTCACGCTTGCTGATTgtccttgttacgtcacaaagacTTGGCCGTTCGCTGTTATGAGCAGTTTGGTAAAGACTGTTTCGTTAGCTTTCGGTCAGTTACTCGGTTTGATTTGTTCTCGCCGGTTTTATATTCGAAACGCTTGGATTGATGACCAAATTACTTCCACGGCTAAATGTAAACAGGCGAAATGCGATAGTTTTTTTCAGCGAAATAAAGAGTCGCTTTCCTCAAAAACATCAATGAGCGCTACTCAGGCTGCGGATGCACCGGTTACGTCAGTTAACGTTACGTCTATTACTTCTATTCCCGAAGATAAACTAAGATTCAAAGAAGGGAAAACAAATGATCTTGGATTTATTCTTAAGAAACATATCGATGCGGAGAGATACAGGCTTCTAACTTCGAATGGTCCGAAAAACGTGACGATTCTGGATACCGTTAGACAAAGTCgtcgtaaatttctcaaaaaatggcTTGACGATGACAGATTTTGCAGTTGGTTAGTTTGCACCCAACTCTCTGATGGGGGtggattttgtattcacaaaaagCCAGCTGAGTTGTTGAATCAGTTTGCTTACTGATAAACTGTTGTTGTTTCGCGCTTGAAGAAGGGGTGTCttaaacccaatataatttctgaaattttcaagtttgccaccctcccccccaaaaaaaaattttgggctggctacgccactggttGCGACTCTTCAGGTGGTTACGAGAGGCGGGgaaaagcatgggccgcagagatcttttccagtattttgagcaggcacagtaggattttgagcccgGTGCCAGTTTTTgagtgtgccttttttgtctagaacCATATTGAGTGACATTACATTATaatacgcaaatatatgttaatCTTTTTTGTTCAGGTCCTTTAATTTTTTGCCGGTCAGCGAGGACATTTCATTTTACCGGTCCGttagggtagaaaggttgggaaccgctggtctaCATCACTGTGAAGTGACTCTCACGGTGACCTTTGTGTGCAACCAAGCGAAAAGTTCAAATATCGTATCAGATTCGGAGGCGGAACTAAATTCCCATACGCAATAAAGAggcaaatgaaaataaaaatgccaAAATAAAGTTATATTCGGTATTTCTgtgaatttaaataataaaaccGTGCCAGAAAAAATGTAAAGTGCGAATCATCAAACAACAACTTATAAATATgagtttaaaactaaaaaaatacaGCACGAGTAATTACTTTAAAAGTAAATATCGTAAAACATACACTTTTCAAATCTTAGTCACATGTCTCTCCGCCCAAGTGgcgcgagattttattattagaTATTGATAAGCTTcttaaactctacacaatatgacaaaattttataattatggggaatccattgctgaaaagagcccattttgcatatatcggaataggtgaaaaatcgaaaaaatatacacttttcaaatcttagtcacatgtctttccgcccaagtggcacgagattttattatttatattgacaAGGTTCTTGAACTCTAGACAATACAACTTGAGTcgtcgggaacaaaattttataattatgctgaatccattgctgaaaagagCCCAATTTGCATATATCAGAACaggtgaaaaatcgaaaaaacaTACCCTTTTCAAACCTTAGTCACATGTCTTTACGCTCAAGTGGCGCGAGATTTccttatttgatattgataaggttctcAAACTCTACTCAATTAAGTAATTAGTATTTCATTGTTTGGAGATATAATTGCGAGCTTCAGAAAGGATCTATAATAAATTTAACTTCTTCTGAgaattgaatataatataaatctACCACTTTGCTAATATAATCATTTTACCCCAGCAGATCAAGTTATATCATATGTTGACCTCTCACTCAACTACTTGTTTGCATTTTATATCAGCTATGCCATTTTTTTCCAGCCAAATAAACAGCCAGTGAAATCAAAAAGTGCAAGAAAAAGTGACAGGGGCCACTGCAATGTTGAATCTATTGGATGGTTTCCATCTATTTGAAAGAGATGAAATGAACTATTTTGCTGGCGGAGACAATCACTTCTCGAGTGtatttgatactattttgttgttgtgtttGATCACATATTTCATTGAAAGTGATTTCTTTTCAATTGTATTTCATTTCTTCGGGTGGTGGCATGAGGGTTAATCGAGTTACTTTGCGGATGTTGTTTAGTTTTACAACTTTTTCTTGTGGTTAAGGTTAGCATCGCTATGGCTGTAAAAATCGGAGACATCCAACCCACTGCTTTTGAATAGTACATACATTTGGTTGTAAAATTACAACCGTTCGCAACGATCCAATACATCTGAAGTTGTATATATATGGTGTTTACAACGAAGTGCATGGCATCGCTGCCACCGCGCGTTTGGTTGTAAATCGCCCTCAATATTTTTTACAGTGCAGGTGGTAATCATGGTTCCCAAAATTTTAATAGTATACTTTTTGAAAGGAGAATTTGCGACATTAGCAATGAGACACAAATTCGTATATTTTTAACACTACTTCGCTCTATGCGCCAGCGATTCACTGACAACCCGACGTTTTTGGGCTCACTAAGAACAATCCCTCCAAATGAACCATAACCGAGATGGATGAAATTGTGCGCTAAGATAACTTCGACTGCAAAGTCTGCGGAGAGTTCCTTCAATATATCGTTCGATATCAATGGCTACCTATACATTGCCTTGTGCAAAGAGAAAAGCGCGAACAAAAGTTCTTTCAAAAAATGGGGTTAAAAAAAAAACCGAAACTCGCAATAACAGTAAGTGCAGTTCAATTAGAATGTTAAACAACATGGAGACAAGAAAATATACCTGCACTTCTTTGCTGCGCATGCGTCTACTCGACAGCCTAAATAACCATTCGTTGGTTGTGACATCTCGAGTACAGTTATGCAGGAGACTTTTTATGGACTTGTCACTTTTAAATAGCAGATAAACGTATCCAGCTGCacacaattttttattcaatcaatgagtaaatttaaaaacaatgggAGTGATGGAAAATACTGTCATAGCCATGAATGTTTGTTGCCACTCTTTTTAATTAGCGCCTGTAAGGAATATTAATGGACATATGGTGTATACAGAGCGTTGGTTTTCAACCGTGCCGCCGCGGCACCCTAGGTTTCCGCCAATACAGTTCAGGGGTTCCCGCCTCCCTATTCAAAtcatattgtttgaatatattcaaacaCCTATTAGGCCTCATATTTATTGTTCATACAATTCAGACATCAAAGGACAATTGGACTACTGCACAGGGTTTTCTAGGGATGTTTCACTGGGATTTCATTCTAGAAAAAAGATAATGAGATACTTTTATATGAAGTGATATACATTCAGATTTCAGAAATAACAGATATCAACCAACCTCGTAGAAGATAGCGAGGTCCTTTGGTGTCTTTTCCTGGCCATTTCACCCGAACTAGTCCGTATGGTTTGAAAGTCAATTGAAATGACGCTGCAAGATGCTAAAAGCAAGATGATTTTACAATACACTTATAGCAATTCATTTTTATGTTGTGTGAAATGGAAGCATTTTGTAcaagaatattatattttccATACCTTCGGTGATGTCCCACGGTACCCCACCAAGAAACACCTTTGGTGAATAAGTGGGCGTAACGTAAAGTCGAATAGGAAGATGTCCGCTCCAAGTAAAGGTCGCCTCACACGACACTGTAATGCGAGTGacatgaaattaataatatcatCACCATCATTTTTACTCATCAAACTTTAAGAAAACAATTCAACTCccaattatataatatttatttaaaatatcatatcATGATGGATATTCATCATATATCAAACTACAGAAAAATTTTGTTGACCTAATTTAGGAGACTTGGGCTTTTTGATTGCTCTGGCAATAAAATTAACATTCATATTTCTGCTTTGAAAATCgataaaataaactttaccAGCAGCGGAACGATGAAGTCTTGCGTCATATTCCATTTTGTCAGAGACTCCATATAATGAAGCAACATCCAACAGTTGCTCTGAGGAGAACGGGTTAATCATGCCATTGTCGCCATCGGGGTTGTAATATTGTCGCGGAGTGGACGCATCGCACCAGTCTGTAGTACTGGGCACAATTGTAGTGGATCGACCAGATAATGAATTGCGACTTGGTCCCATATGGAGACCTTGAATTCCACTCTGAAAATGAAATCCTTTCGTTGTATTTATTCCAACTATAAGAAAGTTAGTCTTAATATATAGAGTACACGCACATGCCTAATAAAGCACAATAAAAACAGTTGCCACTAATTCTGATATGGACATCGGATCAGATCCAGAACTGAAAATGCTGGAATTCATACTGGAGCCACTTGCGTCATGAGATGAAAGTGTGCTTAGCCCATCGCTCTTCAATGTACTAATATGGAGCGGTGCACCTTCCATGCTCTATGACAGGGTTTGTTGGAGTTCCTGTGAAGCTGGGAGAGTCATGATTtatcatatttaaattaaatattaagaTACCATTAGTCAGTATGGTATGGAGCTTATATAATGTAAAAATGACCTAAGAAATCCAAATCGCATGTCAAAAAAATAATGGATCGGAGACCATTTTGAATTTTAGGAAAATGTCTAACTgaaactgtatatatatatattagaaaaccGCTGGGGAGTAGGTACGTAAAAGCGACCCGATATACCTCGTTAGTCGCTTTCTAACAATAATCTAATTAAAGTTTGTTTGCCACTTTCATTTCTCTCGCAACTGACGACAATAACATTATTGAATGATTGAATTGATTCAATGGGAGAAACATACTGAATTGTAACGAACATGAATAAGGTTGCGAAAAAGTGGGAATACATGTGATGATCATAAAGGCGTAACGTGGAATAGGGAAGGGCGAGCAAAACCgaagcgcgtgatcggcggAGCGTTTGATGACCACGTATCACCCGTGCGGCCGCGcaacttttacaataatgtaAGGTGCTCCGAAGACGCTCTCATTTACGTTAATGTAAGAAAAAATTTCTAATACCGGTAACTATTAGCCATTTGTTCGCGTTCGACTATCGCACTCTTTATGGGTAGAATATGTtcgtgttttgtgataggtgtgccgcgaataATTAAAGAGCTAAATAGAGTGCAGTGACATAAtaaaggttgggaaccaatgctctaaaatttctgcgTCGATATTACATGAAAGAAATAAGTGATTTTCTTGTCATGCAAGTTGTTTCAATCTTTTACCGTAATCCCAAAAAATTTCGGGATTATACAGCGTAATCCCGGGATATCCCGATACCGGATTTCAAAAACTGGTCCCGAAATCCCAACCCTAGTTATCAGGGTTGtttgtttgtggttttgtgACTGCGGGATGGggattttttgaatgttttaatgCTAGACAGTAGTCTGATATAATTGTTTAGTACATTGCAGTTATTTTAGCGTTGTATTTTTGGTTGTTGTCAGGGAATTAGCTATCATCAGTACTGTTCAAAGTGTTTTtattggtgaccgtacatttgaacccatgtgtatatccgcgggttcaatctatatacggggtctaaaacccatgggtcagggttagtatgggttcaaatatccgcaaaacaaaaaaattccataggtgcaat containing:
- the LOC144429935 gene encoding uncharacterized protein LOC144429935; protein product: MVFDGLTTCTVRYPYRSNGVRFVPFRKPHIDCQKVMRWIKECNRPHTHSIFNLGKITRNTFVRTKDLSPDTSFDTETCESDESEKGLSGIQPDLPPDSLVETTSSAADEKDSALSDSRKM